Genomic DNA from Nitrosarchaeum sp.:
CAGATTTCAAAGAACCTGATCTTCGTAAATCTATCTTATCTATTGAGTCAGTGGAAAAAATTGAAGATTTTATTGGTGGTTCCAATGAAGGAGGATGTCATTGAAAATTAGATTATTTATTATAATTCCAATCATTATTGTGTCTGCAATACTTGTAGTATTTGCTTATGATTCTATGTCCCTTGATAACTTGTGTTACAATGATGGAGGAAAAAGAATCGGTGATACGTGCTACATTCCAATAATTACAAATTCTACAAAAGAAAACTTTGAATCTTTAGATATTTCTCAAATTAAATCAATGAAACCCGATAGTATGGAATTTTTCTACTATCCTAATAACAAAAATCATGACGCATATCAGCTGTTCATGCTAATTAGACTCCCAGAATGGATGGGAGGCGGTGCAAATGATGTCTCTGCATTTAGAGCATATAGTGCAAAATCACTTGATGATCCCTGTCTTGTAAAGTACTGGCCAGGGTATGACAGACAAATAATAGAGAATCCTTGTCAGGGAGGAATGTATAGGGTGATTGATGGTGCATTACTTTCTGCAGGAACTCCTTTATCTGTCAAATTGACTGCATTGCCTCATCTTGATCTAACCATTGATGAGAATGGATTTCTGTATGTAGAGCCGCCTAAATTCACAAAGACAGACAATGGCGTGATTGGATATGGCAGAGAGATAACCCAAGAGGAATTTGATAAAGGAACAATCTTGGAAAATACAATGCGCCAAAAATTTCAAGACAAAATAAATAATTTCTATTTCCCAGAAACACTTTCTACTGGACACAAACTACAGTCATTAGACTATAGGGGTTCTGGAAAGATTGCATTTTACCTAAAAGATGACAGATATGAGAAGATGATCACAATATCCACTGCATTTTGTGACTGCTCAAAAACATACAACCAAGTTCTTGAATCTGATGTAAAATTTCATTATGGTGAATTTTGGAGGATAAATAATGTCGACATTTATGCAAATCCTACAATAGTTGATGCAATAAAAAATACTAGAACATCTTATTCATTTACATTTTACAAAGATGGATTCAAAGTAGTTTTTTCTACGTCGTTGCCTTTAGAAGATGGTATGAGACTAGTTTTGGATAATTATTTTCCAGAATATGAATATGATGACATATTTTTGATTTTAAAGAACTAATATGAAAACTAGACCATTGACAATAATCGGAGTTAGTTTGCTTGTATTTGGATTAGCAAATGTTTTTCGATACATACCAATATCGATAATATTCATAAGCCAACCATTTCCATTTGAGCATCTTCAAAATGTGATTCCAACTGAGTCTGGAACTCATTTTGAAGTGGGTTATCTTCCAATCGATGAAGCCATAAATGATCCATACTGGTTATTTTGGTCATTGACTCTTTATGTTGGAATAGGAATTGTTACTTTTGTAATATGGAAAAATACAAAATCAGTACCAGATGATTTTGTCAGTAAATGAACATTCACAAAACAGATCCTGCAAAAAAAGATACGGATAGTAATGGAATGTTATATTGGTGATGAGATCAAATTTGGGTTAAATTATAAAAGATTTATCTTATTTTTTTATTTCATCTAACATTGAGGCCACTATCTTATCATTTTCGACTTCAATTTCTGTGCTTATACACAATACACCGTTATTGATTGGAAATGTGAATCTTTTTATTTTTTCAAACATTGCCATGGCATAAAATGGATCTCCGATGTACGGTTGTAATTCAATTCTATACTGCCATCTTTTTACAGCATCATTAAGGGATTTTTCAGTAATCTCTTTATCCATATAGGATTTTACTCCAGATTTCATCAGATAATGCATTTTCTCATTTTGAATCATTCCTACAAATCGGATATTTTTGTCAATAGAAAATATTTTTTCGGCAAACTCGTCAAATTCAATTTTATTCACATATGATAATATGAAATGTTTCAAATAAGGATACTGCTACCTTTAGGCTCATGTTTTAAGATCATTTGTCTAGTCCAGAAAAGTCAGACCAACTCTTCTCATACAAATTCTCCAAGATATTATCTAGATTCTTAAGGTGTCTACTAGGACCTACATGAAGCTGTTTTTTTGTTTTAAGATCCTTTTTTTCTATTTCGTGTTCTTTTTTTCGTTTTTCTACACCGGCCCACCATTCGGCAAAACAAGTCTTACCTATCATCTCAGGAGATACAGTTAGCTTGTATTGTGTGCCATATCCCCCACGACCCTTAGAGCTGGTGTTTGATACTGCAATTCCAGAGTTTGCAATATCCACCAGGATCTCAGATACACGCCTATATCCAAGTGGCTTTTCATCCTTGTTTAGAATCATGCCATACTGCTTGAAGATACTAGATGTTGCATGCCAATCATTATCAGACAAAAAAGTAATTCTAGCAAGGGCAGATGCTACTAGCTTAAAGTGAAAAGAACCAGTAGATAAAATCTGCTGGACTCTATCTTTTTGCAGATGTAATGAAGCACTATCAATGTGAATGACTGACAGTGGTTCGTTTTTCAGACTAGCGATTTCGGCTCCTACTCGAAGCAAATCAATTGCTCTTCGTGCATCTCCGTGTTCTGATGAGCTAATCTTTGCACAATACTCCAAGACAGCATTATCAACGGGTTTTGCAAATGAGTTTTTTGCACGATCTTGCAAAATTGACAATACATCTTTTTTAGAATATGCCTCAAAGAATATCTCAGAAGAACCAATTCTTGAACGGACTCGCTCATCAAGATCATACTCTGATAGTACGTTGTTAGTTATCCCAATTATACACAACAAATGATTTTTTTCTTTAAGTTTTTCTTCTAGTATAATTAGCTTGTATACAAAATCAGATGGGCGTCCTCTTTTGTCATAAAACAAGACATCTAGCTCATCTAATACCAAAACAAAAAGATTCTTTTTTGTACCATCTAGAGTTTCTGAGATTGTTTTTCCAATCTCATCCACTGCAAGATTTATTCCTTGAGCACTCTTGAGGTTTTGCTTTCCAAGCTCAGCTAAAATAAGATTAGCACATCCAAATACCGTCTTTGCTCGTCTAAGATTTACAAAACAAAATTCAATATCATCTATATTTTGGCATACATATCTTACAACAGTAGATTTTCCACATCCGCTTCTGCCATACACTGAAACATATGGAACTACAAATCCCTGGCGATGACTCAAAAGTATACGCACTAGTTCTTTTGCCTTGTCCTGACGTCCTATTATTTTTGGAGGAAAAGAGAGGGTCTCAAGATTTGCTTTTTTTGAAAAGATCGAGTTTTCCTTTTCTATTTCAGAGATCATTTTTTGAATGTCTTTTTTCTCCATCGGTATGATAATATCTCCACTAGAAACGCATATAAAAATATCATAAATTACATACCTAAAAATATACACGAATCAAAAAACTCAGGTAAATTGATATACACTTAGAATAGAGTTTTTGTCAAAGTCCGCAATTTTAACTGATGAAAAATGAAATGGAAAACACTACAACATAACGGGATATTATTTCCTCCTGCCTACGAAGCGCATGGAATTAAGATAAAGATCAAAGGAGAGAATGTAGACCTTAATCTCAATCAAGAGGAGATGGTATACCAGTGGGCAAAAAAGAAAGACACTCCATATGCCCAAGACAAAGTTTTTCAGAAAAACTTTACAGAAGATTTTGCTAAAACATTACCAGCAAAATTCAAAAATATTTCATATCAAGATATTGACTTTTCTCATGCTTACAAAATAGTCGACAAAGAAAAAGATCTCAGAGAGATGATGACAAAAGAAGAAAAGAAAGCCCTAGCCCTTAAACGAAAAGAATTACGAGAAAAACTTGTTCAAAAGTATGGCAAAGCAATCATGGATGGAAAAGAGGTCGATGTTGCAAATTACATGGCAGAACCTCCAGGAATTTTTATCGGTAGAGGAGATCATCCACTAAGAGGAAGATGGAAGCCAAGAGTCACTGCTAAAGATGTAACGCTAAATCTTGGCAAAGATGCCAAAGTTCCAGAAGGAAACTGGGGCAAAATTGTTCACGATAACGATTCGATGTGGCTAGCGGGATGGACAGATTATCTAACTGAAAAAAGAAAGTATGTCTGGCTTGCAGATACAGCAGGACTAAAACAAGATAGAGACAAAGCAAAATACGAAAAAGCTGTAAAGTTATCCAAAGAAATTGAGAAAATAAAAGAAAGGATAGTAAAAGACATGAAGAGTAAAGATCCAAAAATTAGCAGGATTTCAACTGTATGTTATCTGATTTATAGAACTGCAATGAGAGTAGGCGACGAAAAAGATCCTGATGAGGCAGATACAGTTGGTGCTACTACATTAAGAAAAGAACACATCAACATTACAGAAAATACAATCGAGTTTGATTTTCTGGGAAAAGATAGTGTAAGATGGCAAGAAACAGTCAAAGCAGAAGGCAACGATAAGCAATTCCAAGAAAATCTAAAAAAACTAATTCAAAATAAAAAACCAAAAGATGAGATTTTTGAAGATATAACTTCAAGACATGTAAATGCATATTATTCTAGCATAGTAAGTGGACTAACTGCCAAGGTTTTCAGAACCTATCTTGCAACTACAATGGTAAAAAATTATCTAAAAGAGCATGGCAATGTAAAAGGAAAAACACCTAATGAAAAACTGTATCATGCAAAATTAGCAAATTTGGAAGCAGCTATAATGTGCAATCATAAAAGAACCATACCAAAAACCTATGAAGACGCACTTCAAAAGAAAAGAGACACACTAAAAAATATAGCAAAAGATCAACCATGGAAGAAAACTATGGATGCATTAAAGAAAGCAGAAGAGATAGAAGCAAAAACTGATGCTCAAAAAAAGAACAAGGCAAAAAAAATTAAAACACTAAATGAACAAATAAAAAAACAGAAAGAAAAACACAATGAACGAGCAGAAAAACTACAATTACAAATTGACTTGTCAGAGAAAACTAAAGATTACAATCTTGGGACATCATTAAGAAACTACATAGATCCACGTATCTTCAAAGCTTGGACCAACGAAGTAGGCGTAGAATGGGAGAAATTATACACTGCAGCATTACAAAAAAAATTCCTTTGGGTACAAAATGAAAAAGTATCATGGTCTGAATTATCTAAAAATTAAGAATTTGTTTAAAAATCATCAATAGATATTTAACATGACATACGTAGCATTTAATTTCTCAAATTATTTGAAATACTTTATGCCGGGGTAGCTCAGCCTGGTTAGAGTGCCAGTTGATTGGTAAACTCTACCGGTTCTTCCAAAAAAGGCAATACTCATAATCTGGAGGTCGTGGGTTCGAAACCCATCCCCGGCACACATAATTTCATGTAATCAAATTGGATTGATCTTACCGATTACAATATCAGGATTATAATTAGAAATAACAATTTTAGAAATAATTTCAATAAATGTTGCTCAAAATCTTATTAATAAGAAACAGGTAGTATAGGTGAAAATAATGGCTAAAATAAAAGTACGATCAGGAAGAGGTACAAGAATTGTTGAAGTCGATGATTCTTCAAATTGGGCAGGTTCTGAATTCAAAAAAATTCAAGAAGCAAAAAAAGCAGAATCAAAAGACAAGTATGTTTCCGTAGGACGTGGAACTGGCAAGATAAAATTTAGCGACATTCCATCTACTGAATCCAAGTCAACAAAAGGCATGTGGGTTAGTTCAGGAAGAGGAACTAAGAAAAGAAAACTCGACGATTAGAGAAAATCCATTCGCCTCGAAAAATACGTTTGCGTGTATAGCATTAGCTAAATTAAAAATAGAAAAAAGTAAGGCGTTGTAATTATTTGAATGAACGTACCTTACGAATTACTTTGTTATGATCAAATGAAGCAGTGGTAGTTACATACACAATATGATCTTTGCCAGCAGGAATTACTATCCTCTTGACTTTATCATATTCTGCAACTACGTATTTACATGGTCCAAGTGATTTCAACAATTTTTTTCTTTGTTTCCAGTCATATGCTGCAGCCTTTAATGATGCCAAACTTTGTTTCTTTGAAACCAAAATCCGTACTTTCTTTGAACGAGCAGAAAATACCAATTTGCCTTTCAGATCACACAAACTGACAATTCTGACAGATGGACTGATCTTCAAAATTTTTTCAACTGCTTGTTGAATTTCCATAATTATAAGAAAACTTTCTAGGTGATAAAATTTTCTATAAAAATTTTAAATAGCAATCTTTAGTAACAAATTGGCTCATTTTTGAACAAATAGAATAATAATAGAATCAAAAAGTATCATTTGAAAGTAGATAATATTGAAATTAATTTGTATGCATTGCAGTAAACCATTTGAAGGTGAAAATACAAAATTTTGCTCTCAGGGTTGTAGAGATTCTCAAATAGTTGCTCTAGAGAGAAAAATACGAGAGATTGTAGACAATGATACTAGTCATACCAAAAAATTTAGTCGAGGGTACTAGAATAGCCACGTTCAACTAATTTTGCAATACTTTCAGATTTAACACATACAGGATGAAATGAATTAATCTTAAAAATTAATTCTAAGCCTTCCTTACATGAAACATTTTTAGGCAGAATTCCCGATTGGAGTTGTTTTAGAGGTGAAAGAGAAACATCTCCTTTTTCTACATTAAATTCTAATGGAACAATTCGTAAAATCCTATCATCATTATGTGTTGGTGTTCCTCTCCCATCTTGATTACTAGTTAGAACATACAAATATCCATCTGGACTCATATTCACACTACGTAAACGACCAAACTCTCCATCAAATAATGCATTACTACTAATGACTAAATTATTTTCTAAATCTAAATCCAACATTCTCAAATGATTTCCACGTAATGTTGCGATAAAGTATTTTCCATACCATTCAGAAATTTTATCAGAATTATAAAATACTGAACCAGATGGAGCCCATGTATCATCACCAGTATGTAAAATTGGATTTATGAGATCCACGCTTGTCTCATCACCTACAATATTTGGCCAACCATAATTTTTACCGGGAAAGATTACATTAACCTCATCATGAGCATTTCCTCGTTCACCTGATGGACCATGTTCAGTTTCAACTAAAATTCTGCTTTCTGGATGCCAATCAATTCCTTGCGGATTTCTATGTCCTAAAGAATAGACCGGAGAATTTGGAAAGGGATTGTCTTCAGGAATGGTACCGTCAGAATTTATTCGTAAAATTTTTCCGGCTAAAGAATCTATATTCTGAGCCGCTTTAGAATTTGCGGCATCACCTGTTGTAATGTAGAGTTTTCCATCAGGACCAAACTTTATTCGTCCTCCATCGTGTATTTGACTTCCAGGAATTTTATCAAGTAAAATCGTTTCATTAGATAATTTATTATCAGATTCAACATAACGAACAACTCTGTTATAGATATCAAAAAAATCTGAATAACTATAATATAGATACAAATAATGATTTTCTTCAAAATTAGGGTCCAAAGCTAATCCAAGTAACCCTCCTTCAGAACCAGATACTTTTAATGAAATTATAGGTTCAAAAATTAGATTATTTTCAATTATTCTCAGATTACCAATTCTTTCTGTAAAGAAAATTCTACCATCAGGGGCAAAATCAATTTCCCAAGGTATTTTCAGGTTTTCTGCAACTGTTTCGACTTTAATACCAAGTTCTGGAAATTCTTGAGCAGATGAAAATGAAACAAAACCTATTGAAAAAATACCGAAAACAAAAAAGAAAATTTTAAGCACATGAATACTTTGATGTTATCAAATTAAAACATGATCTTGTATAAATTAAACAAAATGTATTTCAAATTTAAATTGTGGATTTAAAGACAATCAATAAATTAAAATAAAAAAACTATTGGGGAGATAAATCAGCATTGCCAAAAAGAACCCCAAAAGCCTTACACCAGATCAAAACTTTACTATATTTTTCAAGATCTGTGTTTTCTGGTATGTCATAATTCTGGTTTCCATTATTTGCTTTGAGCTTACCAAGACTAACAAATTCAGAGGCTTTGTCATCTGTAGACAAATAGACATACAAATCAGGACCGTTAGTTGCTTTGAAATTT
This window encodes:
- a CDS encoding PQQ-dependent sugar dehydrogenase is translated as MLKIFFFVFGIFSIGFVSFSSAQEFPELGIKVETVAENLKIPWEIDFAPDGRIFFTERIGNLRIIENNLIFEPIISLKVSGSEGGLLGLALDPNFEENHYLYLYYSYSDFFDIYNRVVRYVESDNKLSNETILLDKIPGSQIHDGGRIKFGPDGKLYITTGDAANSKAAQNIDSLAGKILRINSDGTIPEDNPFPNSPVYSLGHRNPQGIDWHPESRILVETEHGPSGERGNAHDEVNVIFPGKNYGWPNIVGDETSVDLINPILHTGDDTWAPSGSVFYNSDKISEWYGKYFIATLRGNHLRMLDLDLENNLVISSNALFDGEFGRLRSVNMSPDGYLYVLTSNQDGRGTPTHNDDRILRIVPLEFNVEKGDVSLSPLKQLQSGILPKNVSCKEGLELIFKINSFHPVCVKSESIAKLVERGYSSTLD
- a CDS encoding DNA topoisomerase I, with the protein product MKWKTLQHNGILFPPAYEAHGIKIKIKGENVDLNLNQEEMVYQWAKKKDTPYAQDKVFQKNFTEDFAKTLPAKFKNISYQDIDFSHAYKIVDKEKDLREMMTKEEKKALALKRKELREKLVQKYGKAIMDGKEVDVANYMAEPPGIFIGRGDHPLRGRWKPRVTAKDVTLNLGKDAKVPEGNWGKIVHDNDSMWLAGWTDYLTEKRKYVWLADTAGLKQDRDKAKYEKAVKLSKEIEKIKERIVKDMKSKDPKISRISTVCYLIYRTAMRVGDEKDPDEADTVGATTLRKEHINITENTIEFDFLGKDSVRWQETVKAEGNDKQFQENLKKLIQNKKPKDEIFEDITSRHVNAYYSSIVSGLTAKVFRTYLATTMVKNYLKEHGNVKGKTPNEKLYHAKLANLEAAIMCNHKRTIPKTYEDALQKKRDTLKNIAKDQPWKKTMDALKKAEEIEAKTDAQKKNKAKKIKTLNEQIKKQKEKHNERAEKLQLQIDLSEKTKDYNLGTSLRNYIDPRIFKAWTNEVGVEWEKLYTAALQKKFLWVQNEKVSWSELSKN
- a CDS encoding AAA family ATPase, with the translated sequence MEKKDIQKMISEIEKENSIFSKKANLETLSFPPKIIGRQDKAKELVRILLSHRQGFVVPYVSVYGRSGCGKSTVVRYVCQNIDDIEFCFVNLRRAKTVFGCANLILAELGKQNLKSAQGINLAVDEIGKTISETLDGTKKNLFVLVLDELDVLFYDKRGRPSDFVYKLIILEEKLKEKNHLLCIIGITNNVLSEYDLDERVRSRIGSSEIFFEAYSKKDVLSILQDRAKNSFAKPVDNAVLEYCAKISSSEHGDARRAIDLLRVGAEIASLKNEPLSVIHIDSASLHLQKDRVQQILSTGSFHFKLVASALARITFLSDNDWHATSSIFKQYGMILNKDEKPLGYRRVSEILVDIANSGIAVSNTSSKGRGGYGTQYKLTVSPEMIGKTCFAEWWAGVEKRKKEHEIEKKDLKTKKQLHVGPSRHLKNLDNILENLYEKSWSDFSGLDK